One window of Alkaliphilus metalliredigens QYMF genomic DNA carries:
- a CDS encoding spore maturation protein translates to MEAMAMVSILAIPAMITVILLHGWIKKVPLYDSFVAGGKEGFQTAVRIMPYLVAIFLAIGLMRKSGAMDYLIQLLMPLARLVGIPSEVLPLTLMRPLSGSGSLVILKDIIGTYGADSFPGRVAATMMGSAETIFYTMAVYFGAIGVQRSRHTVPAALIAHFASVIASVVVWSVLLRRL, encoded by the coding sequence ATGGAAGCGATGGCAATGGTTTCAATTTTAGCTATTCCCGCCATGATTACTGTGATATTACTCCACGGTTGGATTAAAAAAGTACCCCTTTATGATAGCTTTGTGGCTGGTGGAAAGGAAGGATTTCAAACTGCTGTCCGGATTATGCCCTATTTAGTAGCTATTTTTCTAGCCATTGGATTGATGCGTAAATCAGGAGCCATGGATTATTTAATTCAATTATTGATGCCATTGGCAAGACTAGTAGGTATTCCTTCAGAGGTACTGCCCCTAACCCTGATGCGTCCTCTATCAGGCAGTGGATCCTTAGTGATTTTAAAGGATATTATAGGTACCTATGGAGCAGACTCCTTTCCTGGGAGGGTAGCAGCCACAATGATGGGATCCGCCGAGACGATTTTTTATACAATGGCAGTCTATTTTGGCGCCATTGGTGTTCAAAGGAGTCGGCATACTGTCCCGGCAGCCTTAATTGCACACTTTGCTTCGGTGATTGCATCTGTGGTGGTTTGGAGTGTATTATTAAGGAGATTATAA
- a CDS encoding nicotinate phosphoribosyltransferase, with product MRNHTLLTDLYQLTMMNGYFENNSHEDTVIFDLFFRKNPCNNSFTIIAGIEQVIDYIENLGFTEEDIQYLRSLNLFGEAFLDMLKQFTFTGTIYGVQEGSIMFPHEPILRVKASVLQAQLIETALLNMINFQSLIATKASRIVEAAKGDPVFEFGLRRAQGPDAGIYGARAAVIGGCVATSNILAGKLFDLPVVGTHAHSWIQKFDSELEAFRAYAKAYPDKCLLLVDTYDTLKSGIPNALTVFNELREKGYEPKGIRIDSGDLAYISKQARRMLDDAGYEKVGIVASSDLDEDTIDSLKLQGASINSWGVGTNLITSKDCPALGGVYKLSAVEKSGTLIPKMKLSDNPGKITNPGYKKVIRIYEAENNRAQADLILLEEEEIDTTKPLTIFHPLYTWKKKTFSNYKVREMLMPIYEDGKLVYPRKTVNEIRAYVRQELSTLWPEYKRLNRPQLYKVDLSQKLWSLKHNMIQSLKKDKKDDE from the coding sequence ATGCGAAATCACACGCTGTTAACAGATTTGTATCAATTGACGATGATGAATGGATATTTTGAGAATAATAGCCATGAGGATACGGTTATATTTGATTTATTCTTCAGAAAAAATCCTTGTAATAATAGCTTTACAATTATTGCGGGAATTGAACAGGTCATCGATTACATTGAAAATCTTGGGTTTACAGAAGAGGATATTCAGTATCTAAGAAGTTTAAATTTATTTGGAGAGGCTTTTTTAGATATGCTGAAACAATTCACCTTTACCGGAACCATTTATGGTGTTCAAGAGGGCTCTATTATGTTTCCCCATGAACCTATTTTAAGGGTAAAGGCTTCAGTTCTACAAGCACAGCTTATCGAAACAGCCTTGTTAAATATGATTAATTTTCAATCCTTAATTGCCACTAAAGCGTCACGGATCGTGGAAGCTGCAAAGGGTGACCCTGTTTTTGAATTCGGACTACGAAGAGCCCAGGGTCCCGATGCTGGCATCTATGGTGCTCGGGCTGCGGTCATTGGTGGTTGTGTTGCTACTTCTAATATACTAGCAGGAAAACTGTTTGATCTTCCCGTAGTGGGAACCCATGCCCATAGCTGGATTCAAAAGTTTGATTCTGAGCTTGAGGCCTTCCGTGCCTATGCTAAGGCTTACCCAGACAAATGTCTTTTATTGGTGGATACCTATGATACATTGAAAAGCGGGATTCCAAATGCCTTAACTGTATTTAATGAATTACGGGAAAAAGGATATGAACCAAAGGGAATTCGAATTGACTCTGGGGATTTAGCTTACATTTCTAAGCAAGCCAGAAGGATGCTTGATGATGCAGGATATGAAAAGGTGGGCATCGTTGCTTCTAGTGATTTAGATGAGGATACCATTGATAGCTTAAAACTTCAGGGTGCATCCATTAATTCTTGGGGGGTTGGCACTAACCTGATTACATCAAAGGATTGTCCCGCTTTAGGTGGTGTGTACAAGCTCTCTGCTGTGGAAAAATCAGGGACACTTATTCCTAAAATGAAGCTTTCGGACAACCCTGGTAAAATCACGAATCCCGGCTATAAAAAGGTTATACGAATTTATGAGGCAGAAAATAATAGAGCCCAGGCCGACCTTATTTTATTGGAGGAGGAAGAAATAGATACAACAAAACCACTAACCATCTTCCATCCACTATACACTTGGAAAAAGAAAACATTTTCCAATTACAAGGTACGTGAAATGCTTATGCCAATCTATGAGGATGGCAAGCTGGTCTATCCTCGAAAAACCGTTAATGAAATTAGGGCTTATGTACGGCAGGAGTTGAGTACCCTCTGGCCAGAGTACAAACGATTAAACCGTCCACAACTTTACAAGGTAGACCTCTCTCAAAAACTGTGGAGCCTAAAGCATAATATGATTCAATCTTTAAAGAAGGATAAGAAAGATGACGAATAA
- a CDS encoding bacteriocin-associated integral membrane family protein: MKRTYKTLLFVFFLLFTIVFTKYYGIYEHSRIFTGRYDFSINLRIVEDISKEDVLSILEEYGERYDMDMERTIAFPGDGKYRRSLTAYVFINDFDWFNRTLRIEDGKKLTSNLEEGEFLSNIETTDENQVGKFSIFDDNSQEIYIRPLADMKNRVVESNYKVHLNNDKYTLEEIINTINQEQESLYVEKGSSIPIYVDINEYDIYFMYYIGITLLFILILGIISFIYDIIGRNKNFGIKKLYGHSNFKIIFKIFKEDIFKVIIFSNISSILVITILLYFKNGFIGFGKYFSTYFLALCAIDLILMITLTTMTVFFKGRNNIQLMLKGKRRNIIFLNANMKIIMSTIVILMLIVNLVIFNSYNIKNNNLNNWDKAKNLGFIGVNFSYTIDISDNIQFYPYSVKLGNLWNDINDNGGIMAEYQQLFRSDIIEKEKMLSNLAYGMLINENYLKENIIFDENGNRITQIDDDKDTLTVLVPSQFKEKEELLKKGLRYFHLGNYDLGYKERLELETGTRKESRDLPEFIEYIEKEYSFLNQKIIYTKDNQKMFTYDTGEMELYRHDFKEYYNEVDNTITDSILVVVSNDNLKETRKYAAIMSGTMKFRFEDYKYPEDGIVPLLEKNGLLDALAEVTTVYDYAVDEINNTRTMLILSVGISIICIVIMLGLIFYESSNYLYRNKKKIGVFKLYGLGFLKRYKSHFIMISIINLITIILSIIIGPIFLERFIDSSVKIYYLIIVLGILFYLLELIITYLFLNKRENKSILIVLKGEL, from the coding sequence ATGAAAAGAACATATAAAACTTTGTTATTTGTATTTTTTCTTTTATTTACAATTGTATTTACTAAATACTACGGAATATATGAACATTCAAGAATTTTTACAGGTAGATATGACTTTTCCATAAACTTAAGGATAGTAGAGGATATTTCAAAAGAAGATGTATTGAGTATTTTGGAAGAATACGGTGAAAGATATGATATGGATATGGAAAGAACCATAGCTTTTCCTGGAGATGGGAAATATAGAAGGAGCTTAACAGCCTATGTATTTATAAATGATTTTGATTGGTTTAATCGTACGCTAAGGATAGAAGATGGAAAAAAACTTACATCCAATTTAGAGGAAGGAGAATTTTTAAGCAATATAGAAACAACAGATGAAAATCAAGTAGGCAAATTTTCTATATTTGATGATAACTCTCAAGAAATATATATTCGTCCTTTAGCGGATATGAAAAATAGAGTTGTTGAAAGTAATTACAAGGTGCATTTAAATAATGATAAATACACCTTAGAGGAAATAATCAATACCATAAATCAAGAGCAAGAAAGTCTTTATGTAGAAAAAGGTTCTTCAATTCCAATCTATGTAGATATAAATGAATATGATATATATTTTATGTATTACATTGGGATTACATTATTATTCATACTGATTTTAGGAATAATATCATTTATTTATGATATTATTGGAAGAAATAAAAACTTTGGGATCAAAAAACTATACGGACATTCAAATTTCAAAATAATATTTAAAATATTTAAAGAAGATATTTTTAAAGTAATAATCTTTTCTAATATTTCTTCCATTTTAGTGATCACTATTTTGCTTTATTTTAAAAATGGTTTTATAGGATTTGGAAAATATTTTAGTACATATTTTTTAGCACTATGCGCAATAGATCTAATATTGATGATAACATTAACGACAATGACTGTATTTTTTAAGGGAAGAAACAATATACAATTAATGTTAAAAGGAAAAAGAAGAAATATTATATTTTTAAATGCAAATATGAAGATTATTATGTCTACTATTGTCATATTAATGTTGATTGTAAACCTTGTTATTTTTAATAGCTATAACATTAAAAATAACAATTTAAATAATTGGGATAAAGCGAAAAATCTAGGATTCATAGGAGTTAATTTTTCCTATACCATAGATATAAGTGATAATATACAATTTTATCCTTATTCAGTTAAATTAGGTAACTTATGGAATGACATTAATGATAATGGAGGGATAATGGCTGAATATCAGCAATTATTTAGAAGTGATATAATAGAAAAAGAAAAAATGCTATCTAATTTGGCATATGGAATGTTAATAAATGAAAATTATTTGAAAGAAAACATTATATTTGATGAAAATGGAAATAGGATAACTCAAATAGATGATGATAAGGACACACTTACTGTACTTGTGCCCAGTCAATTTAAAGAGAAAGAAGAATTATTAAAGAAGGGACTTCGTTATTTTCATTTGGGTAATTATGATCTTGGATATAAAGAGAGATTAGAACTGGAAACCGGCACAAGAAAAGAGAGTAGAGATCTTCCTGAGTTTATAGAATATATTGAAAAAGAATATTCGTTTTTAAATCAAAAAATTATTTATACAAAAGATAATCAAAAAATGTTTACCTATGATACTGGAGAAATGGAATTATATAGACATGACTTTAAGGAATATTATAATGAAGTTGACAACACTATTACAGACTCAATATTAGTTGTGGTGTCTAATGATAATTTAAAGGAAACCAGAAAATACGCTGCAATTATGTCTGGAACGATGAAATTTAGATTTGAAGATTATAAATATCCTGAAGACGGAATCGTGCCTTTACTTGAGAAAAATGGATTATTAGATGCACTAGCAGAGGTAACTACGGTTTATGATTATGCTGTTGATGAGATTAATAATACAAGAACTATGCTTATACTTTCAGTTGGTATATCTATTATCTGTATTGTAATCATGTTAGGTCTGATTTTTTACGAAAGCTCTAATTATTTATATCGAAATAAGAAAAAAATTGGTGTATTTAAATTATATGGGCTAGGCTTTTTAAAGAGATATAAAAGTCATTTTATTATGATTTCAATTATTAATTTAATAACAATAATACTATCTATTATAATAGGGCCTATATTTTTGGAAAGATTTATTGATTCATCAGTTAAAATATACTATTTAATAATAGTATTAGGAATATTATTTTATTTATTGGAGTTGATTATAACCTATTTATTTTTAAATAAAAGAGAAAATAAATCCATATTAATTGTTCTTAAAGGAGAATTATAA
- a CDS encoding AgrD family cyclic lactone autoinducer peptide produces MKKNSSLSKMILFSVASMFVIASDVIAHSGSVLLWGESKCPKNLLK; encoded by the coding sequence ATGAAGAAAAATTCATCTTTATCTAAAATGATTCTATTTTCTGTTGCATCTATGTTTGTTATAGCTTCAGATGTAATTGCTCACTCAGGGTCAGTACTACTTTGGGGAGAATCTAAATGCCCTAAAAATTTATTGAAATAA
- a CDS encoding nucleoside recognition domain-containing protein, with protein sequence MNHIWFFMIMVAMGVAIFTGRGEIISEVILSDSQEAVMFAISLTGIMVVWLGLMNIAKESGLINGFARLMTPITRILFPDIPPNHPAISAMMMNFVANLFGAGNSATALGLKAMEELQTLNKKKKVASNAMCLFLVINMSSIQLIPLTVLKIRADAGSAMPTEIIGPGMIATAISTVVGIVTCKLLERGEG encoded by the coding sequence ATGAATCATATATGGTTTTTTATGATTATGGTCGCCATGGGTGTGGCGATTTTCACAGGTCGAGGAGAAATAATTAGTGAAGTAATTCTATCGGATTCCCAAGAAGCAGTCATGTTTGCCATTAGTCTGACAGGAATTATGGTGGTGTGGTTGGGGCTCATGAATATTGCCAAAGAGTCAGGGCTCATCAATGGATTTGCTAGGCTGATGACACCTATTACAAGGATATTATTTCCAGACATCCCACCCAATCATCCTGCCATTAGTGCCATGATGATGAATTTTGTTGCCAATCTTTTTGGTGCGGGAAATTCAGCCACAGCATTAGGGTTAAAAGCAATGGAAGAGCTACAAACATTAAATAAAAAGAAGAAAGTCGCCAGCAATGCCATGTGTCTATTTTTAGTGATTAATATGTCTTCAATTCAATTGATTCCCCTAACGGTATTAAAAATTCGGGCAGATGCAGGCTCAGCCATGCCAACGGAAATTATTGGACCCGGAATGATTGCAACAGCTATTTCAACAGTTGTAGGTATCGTGACCTGTAAGCTTTTGGAGAGGGGTGAGGGATAA
- a CDS encoding P1 family peptidase, whose product MKRGIVDVPGIKVGHASDFQGQTGCTVVIYEEGAVAGVDIRGGAPGSRETALLDPVNMIEKVHSIVLAGGSAFGLDAASGVMKYLEERQVGFDVGVTKVPIVPCSVLFDLAIGDYRARPDQAMGYLAAEEANQDEYRQGLIGAGTGATVGKILGNDRVMRGGIGTWSIQVGELIVGAIVAVNAFGDIVNPGTQEIIAGAKAEDGKRFANTWEIMKKAIGGVGNAFAQNTTIGIVATNAILTKAQAKKVASMAHNAYAKTIRPVHTQYDGDTIYAMATGQIKSDVNIIGMLAIEAMEQAIVEGVKAGNERDMPQIIKKER is encoded by the coding sequence ATGAAAAGAGGAATTGTAGATGTACCAGGAATCAAGGTGGGACATGCCAGTGATTTTCAGGGACAAACTGGATGCACCGTTGTGATATATGAAGAGGGGGCTGTGGCAGGGGTTGACATTAGGGGTGGTGCCCCGGGAAGTCGAGAAACCGCCCTTTTAGATCCTGTCAACATGATAGAAAAAGTACATAGCATTGTACTGGCGGGTGGGAGTGCCTTTGGATTAGATGCTGCCTCGGGGGTGATGAAATACCTAGAAGAAAGGCAAGTGGGATTTGATGTGGGGGTAACGAAGGTTCCCATTGTCCCTTGCTCAGTTTTATTTGACCTAGCCATTGGAGATTACCGTGCTCGACCTGACCAGGCAATGGGCTATCTGGCAGCTGAAGAAGCTAATCAAGATGAATATAGACAAGGGCTTATTGGGGCAGGAACCGGAGCCACCGTGGGGAAAATATTAGGAAATGACCGGGTCATGAGGGGAGGAATTGGGACATGGAGTATACAGGTAGGTGAATTGATTGTGGGGGCCATTGTGGCGGTTAATGCCTTTGGGGACATTGTTAACCCTGGCACCCAAGAGATCATAGCCGGGGCAAAAGCAGAGGATGGCAAGAGATTTGCAAATACCTGGGAGATCATGAAAAAGGCCATTGGAGGGGTAGGCAACGCCTTTGCTCAGAATACCACCATTGGAATCGTAGCCACCAATGCAATCCTAACAAAGGCCCAGGCTAAAAAAGTAGCCAGCATGGCCCACAATGCCTATGCAAAAACCATTCGACCCGTACATACCCAATATGATGGCGATACCATTTATGCCATGGCAACGGGACAAATCAAAAGTGATGTCAATATCATTGGGATGTTAGCCATCGAGGCCATGGAACAAGCTATTGTAGAAGGAGTTAAGGCAGGTAATGAACGTGATATGCCCCAAATTATTAAAAAAGAACGATAG
- a CDS encoding tRNA1(Val) (adenine(37)-N6)-methyltransferase produces MEELLKENERIDDLQINDLKLIQNPQWFCFGIDAVLLANFVTLKKNARVVDLGTGTGIIPILLAGKSESSHVTGIEIQEEVAEMAQRSVKLNGLECRIDILPMDLKEAPQVLPVNSFDVVTSNPPYMHGQGLKNQEDKKTISRHEVKCNLEDVIRTASKLLKQHGKLFLIHRPQRIVDILVFCRQYKLEPKQLRLIHSTYDKKPNLMLLEAKKDANPELKFLDPLYVYDQEGKYTSEIHEIYGKNHIEKGANTNG; encoded by the coding sequence ATGGAAGAATTACTAAAAGAAAACGAAAGAATAGACGACTTACAAATTAATGATTTAAAACTGATCCAAAACCCCCAATGGTTTTGTTTTGGAATAGATGCGGTACTATTAGCTAACTTTGTTACCCTGAAAAAGAATGCCAGAGTAGTAGATCTAGGGACTGGGACAGGCATTATTCCAATTTTACTGGCAGGAAAAAGTGAGAGTAGCCATGTGACCGGCATTGAGATCCAAGAAGAGGTAGCAGAGATGGCCCAAAGAAGTGTAAAACTCAACGGATTAGAATGTCGTATCGATATATTACCAATGGATTTGAAGGAAGCCCCTCAGGTATTACCGGTTAACTCATTTGATGTGGTAACCTCCAATCCGCCCTATATGCATGGTCAAGGGTTAAAGAATCAAGAGGATAAAAAAACAATTTCTCGCCATGAAGTCAAATGTAACCTAGAGGATGTCATTAGAACCGCCTCGAAGCTCTTAAAGCAGCATGGAAAATTATTTTTAATTCATAGACCACAACGAATTGTGGATATTCTTGTGTTTTGTAGACAGTATAAACTAGAGCCAAAACAACTGAGACTGATCCATTCTACATACGATAAAAAACCAAATCTCATGTTATTAGAAGCGAAGAAGGATGCAAATCCGGAATTAAAATTTTTAGATCCTCTTTACGTTTACGATCAAGAGGGAAAGTACACATCGGAAATCCATGAAATCTATGGGAAAAATCATATAGAGAAAGGGGCAAACACAAATGGATAA
- a CDS encoding HDIG domain-containing metalloprotein — protein sequence MNKIIACILETGKVSNIDIYLVGGSIRDFLLNRNIKDLDLIIKEDPGRFAEKIAKELQGSYFVLDQDRGIHRVKVKDGITIDLAKFQGEDILADLAKRDYTINAMAYPLESGWPIDESQLIDPYGGQQDIKEKVIRQISEKNFQQDPIRMLRGPRLMGQLDFEMDDETKKSIQRNCLLINEAPGERIATEIFTLLGEENTHEYLEFLDKELHVLDKIFPEIINMKDVGQCKYHVVDCWTHSLYTMRIAEMVIYHQGFFENHIREAYEVHTSKKVAGEHTRLQLIKLGALFHDIGKPSAQKVDETGRVRFRGHEITGAEIVKVYGEKLKLSVKEQQMLYRYIELHMGPLVLYKSNDVSGKALYKLFKEMGEETLDILLIAFADIVATRKLLDPEEEMGMFKIHIEYIANNYITRYKPIENISHIISGKEIMETLNLPEGILVGEIVEEVKKAIYFGKIPPEKERVLKYIKEIY from the coding sequence ATGAATAAAATCATTGCCTGTATTCTTGAAACAGGTAAAGTTTCCAATATAGATATTTACTTAGTAGGAGGTAGTATCAGAGACTTTTTACTCAATAGAAATATAAAAGATTTAGACCTTATCATAAAAGAGGATCCAGGACGCTTCGCTGAAAAGATAGCAAAGGAACTACAAGGGAGTTATTTTGTTCTAGATCAGGACCGTGGAATTCATCGGGTAAAAGTAAAGGATGGGATAACCATCGATTTAGCTAAATTCCAAGGTGAAGATATATTAGCAGATTTGGCAAAGAGGGATTACACAATTAATGCCATGGCCTATCCTCTTGAAAGTGGGTGGCCAATTGATGAAAGTCAATTAATTGATCCTTATGGTGGACAACAAGATATTAAAGAAAAGGTCATAAGACAAATTTCAGAGAAGAATTTTCAACAGGACCCCATTAGAATGCTCAGAGGTCCGCGTTTGATGGGGCAACTGGACTTTGAAATGGACGATGAGACTAAGAAAAGCATACAAAGAAATTGTCTGCTTATTAATGAAGCCCCAGGAGAACGGATTGCTACGGAAATTTTCACTTTACTAGGAGAAGAAAATACACATGAGTATTTAGAATTCTTAGATAAAGAACTTCATGTATTGGATAAAATCTTTCCTGAAATTATCAATATGAAGGATGTGGGGCAATGCAAATATCACGTGGTAGATTGTTGGACCCACTCTTTGTATACCATGAGGATTGCTGAGATGGTAATCTATCACCAAGGTTTTTTTGAAAACCATATAAGAGAAGCCTATGAAGTCCATACCAGCAAAAAGGTTGCCGGAGAGCATACACGACTACAGCTCATTAAATTAGGAGCACTATTCCACGACATCGGAAAGCCATCAGCACAGAAGGTAGATGAAACAGGAAGAGTCCGTTTTAGGGGACATGAGATTACCGGAGCAGAGATTGTCAAAGTCTATGGAGAAAAGCTAAAGCTCAGCGTGAAGGAACAGCAAATGCTTTATCGCTACATTGAGCTGCATATGGGACCATTGGTACTATATAAAAGCAATGATGTTAGTGGAAAGGCACTTTATAAGCTCTTTAAAGAGATGGGTGAAGAAACCCTAGATATTCTATTAATTGCCTTTGCTGATATTGTAGCAACAAGGAAGCTATTGGATCCCGAAGAAGAAATGGGCATGTTCAAAATACATATCGAATACATTGCAAACAATTATATAACCCGTTATAAACCAATTGAAAACATTTCCCACATTATATCTGGAAAAGAAATTATGGAGACATTGAACCTTCCAGAAGGGATTTTAGTAGGAGAGATAGTAGAGGAAGTGAAAAAGGCCATTTACTTTGGTAAAATTCCTCCTGAAAAGGAAAGAGTGCTAAAATATATTAAAGAAATATACTAG
- a CDS encoding AbrB/MazE/SpoVT family DNA-binding domain-containing protein, translating to MKSTGIVRKVDELGRIVLPIELRRTLTIAEKDSLEIYVDGESIILKKYEPACIFCGNAKDVTVYKTKNVCEDCLEEFRK from the coding sequence TTGAAATCAACTGGTATTGTAAGAAAAGTAGATGAATTAGGTAGAATTGTTTTACCAATCGAGTTAAGACGTACACTCACTATTGCAGAGAAGGATTCTTTGGAAATTTATGTAGATGGTGAAAGCATTATTCTTAAGAAGTATGAGCCAGCATGTATTTTTTGCGGAAATGCAAAAGATGTTACTGTATATAAGACCAAAAATGTTTGTGAAGATTGTTTAGAAGAGTTCAGAAAGTAA
- a CDS encoding lactococcin 972 family bacteriocin — protein sequence MKNNLSRIFKKSVLGAVVISSLLTSQGVFASSNTPLAGGSVDLDKISGQLITPFSVQEVGGGRWEYGVGSVNVYSYYQHMTKEHSATVKGLRERKDRQLAGTEARATTAKNPLGGNRAWWNTY from the coding sequence TTGAAGAATAATTTGAGTAGAATATTTAAAAAATCAGTTTTAGGAGCAGTGGTTATATCATCTTTATTAACAAGTCAAGGTGTTTTTGCTTCATCAAATACGCCTTTAGCAGGAGGAAGTGTTGATTTAGATAAAATTAGTGGTCAACTAATTACCCCATTTTCTGTTCAAGAAGTTGGCGGAGGTCGTTGGGAGTATGGCGTTGGCTCTGTTAATGTATACTCTTACTATCAACATATGACAAAAGAACATTCAGCTACAGTTAAGGGACTAAGGGAAAGGAAAGATAGACAACTTGCTGGAACAGAAGCAAGGGCTACAACTGCTAAAAATCCTTTAGGTGGCAATAGAGCATGGTGGAACACATATTAA
- a CDS encoding accessory gene regulator ArgB-like protein — MHSLIDIFAYKIYKEKLLSHADIRKMKYAMTVIWNEIVKFIILLIIFSVLDKRNLFLFSLCLLLPIRTFSGGLHFKSSFICFVTSLMFFLLSVVILPNLFTMNINLTIIFITVSILIIYIYSPIPSSFRPILDKKRKRFLKYLSVFFTILSTFILFTFALTYNKAFFECGIWTICMQAFQLMLGKELK, encoded by the coding sequence ATGCACAGTCTTATTGATATTTTTGCTTATAAAATTTATAAAGAAAAGCTTTTATCTCATGCAGATATTCGCAAAATGAAATATGCTATGACTGTTATTTGGAATGAAATAGTTAAGTTTATCATATTGCTAATCATATTTTCAGTATTAGATAAAAGAAATTTATTTTTATTTTCTTTGTGTTTGTTGTTACCAATTAGAACTTTTTCAGGAGGACTGCACTTTAAAAGTAGCTTTATTTGTTTTGTAACAAGTCTCATGTTTTTCTTATTATCTGTAGTTATTTTACCTAATTTATTTACTATGAATATAAACTTAACTATAATCTTTATAACTGTCAGCATATTAATTATTTATATTTATTCTCCTATACCTTCTAGCTTTCGACCTATTTTAGATAAAAAAAGAAAACGTTTTTTAAAATACTTGTCCGTTTTCTTTACAATACTATCTACTTTTATTCTGTTTACATTTGCTTTAACATATAATAAAGCTTTTTTTGAATGTGGCATATGGACAATCTGTATGCAAGCATTTCAATTAATGCTAGGAAAGGAGTTGAAATAA
- the rsmI gene encoding 16S rRNA (cytidine(1402)-2'-O)-methyltransferase gives MDKGKLYICPTPIGNLEDITLRVLNTLKAVDVIAAEDTRHTLRLLNHFEIQKPLTSYHEHNRMSKGPQLVNKLLQGEKIALVSDAGMPGISDPGEDLIKLCIEEDIPVEVLPGATAGILALVASGLDARRFSFEGFLDRDKKKKKERLEQIKHEDRTLIFYEAPHRLKETLKSLSEVLGNRQAVVGRELTKKFEEFIRGDFETLLAHFQENPPRGEIVLLCEGGVPSDHQEEAFKDLTIQEHLIQLIEAGMDKKQAIKEVAKARKVPKRDVYQESIELP, from the coding sequence ATGGATAAAGGAAAACTGTACATTTGTCCTACGCCCATTGGCAATCTAGAGGATATCACTTTAAGGGTATTAAACACCTTAAAAGCTGTGGATGTGATTGCGGCAGAGGATACACGACATACCCTAAGGCTTCTCAATCATTTTGAGATTCAAAAACCCCTGACCAGCTATCATGAACACAATCGAATGAGTAAAGGACCCCAGCTTGTGAATAAGCTATTGCAAGGAGAGAAAATTGCACTGGTTTCAGACGCAGGAATGCCTGGCATTTCAGATCCAGGAGAAGATCTCATTAAATTATGTATTGAAGAAGACATTCCAGTAGAAGTACTACCCGGGGCAACCGCAGGGATTTTAGCTCTTGTTGCATCGGGATTAGATGCCAGACGATTTAGCTTTGAAGGATTTTTAGACCGAGATAAAAAGAAAAAGAAGGAACGACTTGAACAGATTAAACATGAGGATCGGACATTGATATTTTATGAAGCTCCCCATCGATTAAAGGAAACATTAAAGAGTTTAAGCGAAGTTTTAGGAAATAGACAAGCTGTTGTGGGAAGAGAGCTCACAAAGAAGTTTGAAGAATTCATAAGAGGTGATTTTGAAACATTATTAGCACATTTTCAAGAAAATCCCCCAAGGGGAGAAATTGTGCTGCTATGTGAAGGAGGCGTCCCCTCGGATCATCAAGAGGAAGCCTTTAAGGATCTGACGATCCAAGAACACTTGATACAATTAATAGAAGCAGGAATGGATAAAAAACAAGCCATTAAAGAAGTGGCAAAGGCTAGAAAAGTTCCTAAAAGGGACGTATACCAGGAATCAATTGAGCTTCCATAG